The sequence GAAGAGCACGGCGGTGTGCCGCGGCGCGGCCGGCGTATGCGATTTCGCCGAGACCTGCGACGGCCTTGTCAATACATGTCCGAGCGACATCAAGAGCACGTCGGTCTGCCGCACATCGGCCGGGATCTGCGATCTCGCCGAGACCTGCGATGGCGCGGGCGATTCATGCCCGGCCGACGCCAAGAGCACGGCCGAGTGCCGCGGCTCGGCCGGCGTTTGTGACACGGCCGAAAGCTGCGACGGCCTCGCGGACGCCTGTCCGGGCGATGCCAAGAGCACCGCGGAGTGTCGCGGTGCTGCGGGAGTCTGCGACGTAGCGGAAAGCTGCGACGGAGTTGCAAACTCATGTCCAGGTGACGCGAAGAGCTCGGCCGTCTGCCGCGGCTCTGCCGGAATCTGCGATACCATCGAGACCTGCGACGGCGTCGCCGACGCTTGCCCGGCCGACACGAAGAGCTCGGCGGAATGCCGCGCGGCCGGTGGCGTGTGCGATCTCGCCGAAACCTGCGACGGCGCAAGCGACGAATGTCCGGCCGATTCCAAGAGCACGGCAGAGTGCCGTGGGTCGGGCGGGATCTGCGACGTTGCGGAAACCTGCGATGGTGCGAGCGACGCCTGTCCGAGCGATTCGAAAAGCACGTCCGAGTGCCGTGGCGCGGCCGGTGTCTGTGACGTGGCCGAGACCTGCGACGGCGTTGCCGATGCGTGTCCGGCCGATTCGTTCGCCGTATCGACGACGGCGTGCCGCGGCTCAGCCGGCGTCTGCGACCAGGTCGAAAACTGCACGGGCGCCGCTGCGGATTGTCCGGCCGACGGCTTTGCGTCGTCGTCGACGGTCTGCCGCGGTGCGACCGGTATCTGTGATGCCGCCGAGAGCTGCACGGGAGCTGCCGCCGCGTGCCCGGCCGACGCTGCGGCGTCGAGCACGACGCTCTGCCGCGGCGCGGTCGATGCATGCGATGCGGCGGAAAACTGCGATGGCGCAGGAGCCTGCCCGGCCGATGCAGCGGCGCCGGTCGATACGGCGTGCGGCAACGGCGCCGAGAGCGACTGCGATCATGCCGACAGCTGCGACGGCTCGGGAACGTGCCGGACCAATATCGAAGCGGCAACGACGCCGTGCGGAAGCAGCGCCGATGATGCCTGCGACAACCCGGATACCTGCGACGGTTCGGGAACCTGCAACGCGAACCACGAAGCCAACGGCAAGACGTGCGACGATGGCGCGTTCTGCAACGGTGCCGACACGTGCGCATCCGGCGCATGCAGCGTGCATACGGGCGATCCGTGCTTCGCCGGCGACGGCGACGGCGACTGCTCGGAAAGCTGCAACGAAGCTGCCGATGCGTGCATCTCCACCGATCCGGATGGCGGCGCGTGCGACAACGGCGATGGTTGCACCATCGGCGAGACCTGCAGCGCCGGCGTGTGTGGCGGCGGCAACGGGAACGCATGCGTCGATCTTTGCGGCGATCTGCCGGCCACCGGCTGCTTCACGGCGGCCAAATCCGGCTTCAAAGTGAGGAGCGACGCCGATCCGACCAAGAACCGGATCCAGTGGAAGTGGAAGAACGGTGAACCGGTTCCGGGGAGCGCTCTCGGCTCGCCGAAGGCGATGACCAAGTACCAGCTGTGCATCTATGACCGCACCGGTAACACGCCGGAGAAGGTCGGATCGTACAGCCTGCCGGCCAATACCGTGTGGGTCGAGAAGACCGGGTCGATCTCGTACAGTGACAAGAACGGAATGGTCGAAGGCTTCGCGCAGATCAAGGCGAAAACCACTCTCGAACCGGGCAAGTCCTCGATGAGCGCCAAGCTGTCGTCCACGCACCTGGCGCTGCCGCCGACGCTCAGCGCATCCGAGTACTTCGACGTCGATCCGTCGCTGACGGTGCAGATGATCAACAGCACCGGAGCCTGCTGGACGTCGGACTTCACTGCGCCGAAGAAGAACACCACTGCCCAGTTCTCTGCAGTCGGTCCGTAAGCTCCTTGCCGGGGTGCGAATGCTCGTGCGTTCACACCCCGGCCGATCTTTGCGCTCTTCTCCCCGCGATTACTTCCTGCGATTACTTCGCCGCAGTTGAGGCGGATGGTTTCTTGCTCGGTGCGGGCAGGCAGACCATTCTGCGGATGCGCGCATGCGAGAGAGTTGTTCTCCGCACGCTTTCGCAGGGAGACGCCATGGGAATTCGCAGCCTTCAGCCGACGCACACGTCCGCAGTGATCACCGGCTGTTTCTTTTCGATCGTGATCGCGCTGGCAGGATGCGATTCGCCGACGACCAGCGTGACGGGCGAATCGACGGGCGTCCCCGGGCGCATCGCAAGTGAAGACCCGGGTGCCTCCGGCGACGCTCACGCGACTGGAGGAATCGACGCGCAGAACGATCCGGAACCGGCGGCCGCACCCGGAACGCCGGCCGGCCCCGGCGCGGATTCCGCGCAGGCACCCGCTGCACCGCAGTTCACCCAGGAGCGGCTCGAGCAGCTCGTCGCGCCGGTCGCCCTTTATCCGGACCCGCTGCTGATGGACGTGCTCATGGCGGCGACCTATCCGGCCGAAGTCGCCGAAGCGGCCGCGTGGCATCGCGAGCATCCGAACCTCAACGGCAAAGCACTCGACGATGCGATCGCCGACAAGAACTGGGACGTGAGCGTGAATTCGCTCACGCACGCGACCCAGGCGATCGAGCTGATGGGCGCCGATCCGCAATGGACGAGCGATCTCGGCGAAGCGTTCCTCGCACAGCAGGACGATGTGCTCAACGCCGTGCAGGTGATGCGCAGCCGCGCGTGCGACCTCGGCAACCTGAAGACCACCGAACAGCAGCGGGTCGAGATCGAGCAGGCTCCGCCGCCGCCTGCGCAGCCCGCGGTGCATTATGTCGTTCCTCCTCCGCCGCGCATCGTCCGCATCGTGCCCGTGCAGCCGGAGGTTCTGTTCGTGCCGGTCTACAATCCTCGGGTGATCTTCGGACCGCCTCCGCCGGTCATCTTCTATCCGCGCGTCTACGTTTATCCGGGCATTGCCGTCGGGATCGCTCCGGTCATCACGTTCGGCGTAGGCATCACGTTCGGCGGGCTTTTCTGGGGCGACCTCGACTGGCACCACCATCACGTCTATCGGCGTCACTACGACGGCGGGTATTACAGCGGCAATTACGGAGATGACGACTACTGGCGTCATGACGTGCGCCACCGACGCGGCGTTGCCTACCGCCAGGCTTATCTCGAGCGCGAGTACGGCTCGGCCAATCGTGAGCACTGGTCACGCGAAGGCTCGCGCTACGGCGATCGATATCGCGCAGATGTGCGCGGCGGCGCCGGACGCGAACGCGGACCGGATCGCGGCGGAGCGGCGATGCGTGGCGAGCGCGGCGGCGGCGTTAAAGGCAATCGCGGCGGTGGGGTCGAGAAGGGCAACCGCGGCGGCGGCGGCGGCAAGGGCAATCGCAGCGGCGGCGTCGAGAGGGGCAGCCGCGGCGGTGGCGAAAAAGGAAACCGCGGAGGCGGTGGCGCAAAGGGAAATCGCGGCGGCGGTGGAAAGGGAAATCGCGGTGGCGCCGGAAAAGCGCACGGCAAAGGCGGCCAGCACGGCGGCGGCGCCGACCGCGGCGGCAAAGCTCCGTCCATGTCCGGACATGGTCCGGGATCGGGCCACGGCGGGCCGCCTTCGCATGGCGGCGGTTCGTCGAAGGATCGCGGCGCGATGCACGGCGGTGGTCATGGCGGCGGTCACGGCGGTGGTGGTTCGGGCGCGGCAATGCACGGCGGCGGTGGTGGTCGCGGCGGACCGGGCGGCATGCATGGCGGCGGCCATGGTGGAGGCGGGCCGCATGGCGGAGGCGGACAGCACGGACCGGGTGGAGGAGGTCACGGCGGCGGTGGTCACGGCGGCGGCAAGCACGGGCACTGAACACCGGATGCCTTCGCGTTTTCCGGCTGCGGCGACATCATTCGCGGCCGGAGGTTCTGCGCCATGGCCCGTTACATTCTCGCCATCGACCAGGGAACGACCGGCTCGACGGTCATGGTGTTCGACGAGCGAGGCCGCGTGCGCTCGCGTGCGTACTCCGAGTTCCGACAGCACTACCCGAAGCCGGCCTGG is a genomic window of Candidatus Limnocylindrales bacterium containing:
- a CDS encoding DUF3300 domain-containing protein, whose product is MGIRSLQPTHTSAVITGCFFSIVIALAGCDSPTTSVTGESTGVPGRIASEDPGASGDAHATGGIDAQNDPEPAAAPGTPAGPGADSAQAPAAPQFTQERLEQLVAPVALYPDPLLMDVLMAATYPAEVAEAAAWHREHPNLNGKALDDAIADKNWDVSVNSLTHATQAIELMGADPQWTSDLGEAFLAQQDDVLNAVQVMRSRACDLGNLKTTEQQRVEIEQAPPPPAQPAVHYVVPPPPRIVRIVPVQPEVLFVPVYNPRVIFGPPPPVIFYPRVYVYPGIAVGIAPVITFGVGITFGGLFWGDLDWHHHHVYRRHYDGGYYSGNYGDDDYWRHDVRHRRGVAYRQAYLEREYGSANREHWSREGSRYGDRYRADVRGGAGRERGPDRGGAAMRGERGGGVKGNRGGGVEKGNRGGGGGKGNRSGGVERGSRGGGEKGNRGGGGAKGNRGGGGKGNRGGAGKAHGKGGQHGGGADRGGKAPSMSGHGPGSGHGGPPSHGGGSSKDRGAMHGGGHGGGHGGGGSGAAMHGGGGGRGGPGGMHGGGHGGGGPHGGGGQHGPGGGGHGGGGHGGGKHGH